A region of Selenomonadales bacterium 4137-cl DNA encodes the following proteins:
- a CDS encoding adenosylcobalamin-dependent ribonucleoside-diphosphate reductase, with protein MFSSEAEAVLQARYLKDGETPADMFRRVAGHVAQAETRNGRDSFRAADEYRRLMDDLVFLPNSPTLINAGKARAQLAACFVLPVDDSLTSIFETLKNAALIHQSGGGTGFSFSRLRPACDRVSTTGGEASGPVSFMHIYDVATQVVKQGAARRGANMAVLRVDHPDIEQFITAKRSHDVLNNFNLSVAITDDFMQAVAAGRPYALVNPRNGGVVKTVAARGLFSLLVRMAWESGEPGLFFLDTVNRYNPTPGLGAFEAPNPCSEQPLLPYESCVLGSINLTRLVAGGDIDFGRLRQVVHTAVSFLDNVIDINDYPLPAVAEATRRTRKIGLGIMGLAEVFIMLDIPYASEAAVKLTGRILEFITGEARQASALLGAERGSFPAFAASVYPGRGFAAMRNATVTTIAPTGTISIIAGCSSGIEPLFALALSRRVLEGRVLTSVNRTVVDYLSQRNLYTEEIAETIATCGSVADTALPARIKEVLATAREIAPYWHVAHLAAAQMFTDNGVSKTVNMPHEASEADVAAIFRQAYAGGCKGVTVYRDGSRAEQVLTGGTVCEECSL; from the coding sequence ATGTTTTCTTCCGAAGCCGAGGCCGTCCTGCAGGCCCGTTACCTTAAAGACGGCGAAACCCCCGCGGACATGTTCCGGCGGGTGGCCGGCCACGTCGCCCAGGCTGAAACCCGAAACGGCCGGGACTCCTTCCGGGCAGCGGACGAATACCGGCGGCTTATGGACGACCTCGTCTTCCTGCCCAACTCTCCCACCCTGATAAACGCCGGCAAGGCGCGGGCCCAGCTCGCCGCCTGCTTCGTGCTTCCTGTCGACGACTCGCTCACCAGCATCTTCGAAACCCTCAAAAACGCCGCCCTCATCCACCAGAGCGGCGGCGGCACGGGCTTCTCCTTCTCCCGCCTGCGCCCCGCCTGCGACCGGGTATCCACCACCGGCGGCGAGGCCAGCGGACCGGTATCCTTCATGCACATCTACGACGTCGCCACCCAGGTGGTCAAACAGGGCGCGGCGCGACGCGGCGCCAACATGGCCGTCCTTAGGGTCGATCACCCCGACATCGAACAATTCATCACCGCCAAACGCAGCCACGACGTCCTCAACAACTTCAACCTCTCGGTCGCGATAACCGACGACTTCATGCAAGCCGTCGCCGCTGGCCGTCCCTACGCCCTCGTCAACCCCCGCAACGGCGGCGTCGTGAAAACCGTCGCGGCCCGCGGCCTGTTCTCCCTGTTGGTCCGCATGGCGTGGGAAAGCGGTGAGCCCGGCCTCTTCTTCCTCGACACCGTCAACCGATACAACCCCACCCCGGGCCTCGGCGCCTTCGAAGCCCCCAACCCCTGCTCCGAGCAGCCGCTCCTGCCGTACGAATCCTGCGTCCTCGGCTCGATAAACCTCACCAGACTGGTCGCCGGCGGCGACATCGACTTCGGTCGGCTGCGCCAGGTCGTCCACACCGCCGTCAGCTTCCTTGACAACGTGATCGACATCAACGACTATCCCCTGCCGGCCGTAGCCGAAGCCACCCGCAGAACGCGCAAAATCGGCCTCGGCATCATGGGGCTGGCTGAGGTGTTCATCATGCTCGATATCCCTTACGCCAGCGAAGCCGCCGTCAAGCTCACCGGCCGCATCCTCGAATTCATAACCGGCGAGGCGCGGCAAGCGTCCGCCCTTCTCGGCGCCGAGCGCGGCAGCTTCCCGGCCTTTGCCGCCAGCGTCTATCCCGGACGCGGCTTCGCCGCCATGCGCAACGCCACCGTTACCACCATCGCCCCCACCGGCACCATCAGCATAATCGCCGGCTGCTCCAGCGGCATCGAGCCGCTCTTCGCCCTCGCCCTGTCCAGGCGCGTCCTCGAAGGGAGGGTGCTCACAAGCGTCAACCGCACCGTCGTCGACTACCTCAGTCAACGTAACCTGTATACGGAAGAAATCGCCGAAACCATCGCCACCTGCGGCAGCGTCGCGGACACCGCGCTCCCGGCCCGTATCAAAGAAGTACTAGCTACGGCTCGCGAAATCGCCCCCTACTGGCACGTGGCCCATCTCGCCGCCGCCCAAATGTTCACCGACAACGGCGTATCGAAAACC
- the murB gene encoding UDP-N-acetylmuramate dehydrogenase: MQRIKLKDDFSTQLQNIISGPRLLLDEPMSKHTTFRIGGPADYLVLPASAREVAAVLILARECGIPVTILGNGSNVLVRDKGIRGLVLKFDVTMGSIRHNGATVKAGAGASLGDVARYAAAQGLTGLEFAVGIPGSIGGAVFMNAGAYEGEIGCFVSAVTAVCPDGRLQRFAHADIRFGYRDSIFQHNGCIICEVELALTAGDDAAIDRKMNDYTSRREAKQPIEMPSAGSTFKRPPGYFAGTLIEQAGLKGYKIGGAQVSGKHAGFIVNAGGATAADVLALIKEVQRKVQDRFGVRLQPEVRIFGEE; the protein is encoded by the coding sequence TTGCAAAGGATTAAACTGAAGGACGATTTCTCCACACAACTGCAGAATATAATTTCCGGTCCGCGCCTTCTGCTCGACGAGCCCATGTCCAAGCATACCACCTTCCGCATCGGCGGTCCGGCCGACTATCTCGTCCTGCCCGCCTCGGCCCGGGAGGTGGCGGCGGTGCTGATTCTCGCCAGAGAATGCGGCATCCCTGTTACGATCCTCGGCAACGGTTCCAACGTCCTCGTCCGCGACAAAGGCATTCGCGGCCTGGTGCTAAAATTCGACGTCACCATGGGCAGCATCCGCCACAACGGGGCAACGGTCAAAGCCGGCGCCGGGGCGTCGCTCGGCGACGTAGCCCGCTACGCCGCCGCTCAGGGCCTCACCGGACTGGAATTCGCCGTCGGCATCCCGGGGAGCATTGGCGGGGCGGTCTTCATGAACGCCGGCGCGTATGAAGGCGAAATCGGCTGCTTCGTCTCAGCCGTCACGGCGGTATGCCCCGACGGACGCCTGCAGCGGTTTGCGCACGCCGACATCCGCTTCGGCTACCGCGACAGCATCTTTCAGCACAACGGCTGCATCATCTGCGAGGTCGAACTCGCGCTTACGGCCGGCGACGACGCGGCGATCGACAGGAAGATGAACGATTACACAAGCCGCCGCGAAGCCAAACAACCTATCGAAATGCCCAGCGCCGGCAGCACCTTCAAGCGCCCCCCCGGTTACTTCGCCGGCACCCTCATCGAACAGGCCGGCCTAAAGGGGTATAAAATCGGCGGCGCGCAGGTATCCGGGAAACATGCAGGCTTCATCGTCAATGCCGGCGGCGCCACCGCCGCCGACGTGCTTGCCCTTATCAAGGAAGTGCAGCGCAAGGTCCAGGATCGCTTTGGCGTCAGGTTGCAGCCTGAGGTCCGCATCTTCGGCGAAGAATAA
- the typA gene encoding translational GTPase TypA, whose product MQRNDLRNIAIIAHVDHGKTTLVDAMLKQSGVFRSNEQVVERVMDSNELERERGITILAKNTAIMYGGVKINIVDTPGHADFGGEVERVLNMVDCVLLLVDAFEGPMPQTKYVLRKALEQNLRAIVVINKIDRPDQRVADVLDEVLELFIELEADDKQLDFPVVYATARDGIAKLSMDDDSEDLKPLFDLLLSAVPAPQGDIDGPLQIMVTTLDWDDYVGRVAIGRVMRGRVQSGQSVTIMNGETETRAKLSRLYVYEGLKRSEVKEAALGDIVAVTGLDAVNIGDTIADPENPEALPTIKVDEPTLAMIFSVNTSPFAGKEGQYVTSRHLRDRLFREVETNVSLRVAETGSPDSFEVSGRGELHLSILIETMRREGYEFQVGKPRVIFKTINGQKCEPLERLTVDVPQEYMGTVMEALGTRRAELINMVELAGYLRLEFVIPARGLIGFRSEFLTNTKGYGIMHHIFHGYAPYKGDISGRTRGALVAFETGETTTYGIHSVQDRGTMFVVPGQAIYEGMVVGENAREMDMEVNPCKKKHVTNMRSSSADEALRLTSPRILSLEQALEWINDDEVVEVTPKSIRLRKATLDRQLRARERKNAKEAQEGE is encoded by the coding sequence ATGCAACGCAACGACCTACGCAATATCGCCATCATCGCCCACGTCGACCACGGCAAAACGACGCTCGTCGACGCCATGCTCAAACAGAGCGGGGTATTCCGCAGCAACGAGCAGGTAGTCGAGCGCGTCATGGACTCCAACGAGCTCGAGCGCGAGCGCGGTATCACCATTCTTGCCAAAAACACCGCCATCATGTACGGCGGCGTCAAAATCAACATCGTCGACACCCCCGGCCACGCCGATTTCGGCGGCGAAGTCGAGCGCGTGCTCAACATGGTCGACTGCGTCCTGCTCCTCGTCGACGCCTTCGAAGGGCCCATGCCCCAGACCAAGTACGTGCTGCGCAAAGCTCTCGAACAGAACCTCAGGGCCATCGTCGTCATCAACAAGATCGACCGCCCCGATCAGCGGGTCGCCGACGTGCTCGACGAAGTGCTCGAACTCTTCATCGAACTCGAAGCCGACGACAAGCAGCTCGACTTTCCCGTCGTCTACGCCACCGCCCGCGACGGCATCGCCAAACTCAGCATGGATGACGACAGCGAGGACCTCAAACCGCTGTTCGACCTGCTGCTCTCCGCCGTTCCCGCGCCCCAGGGCGACATCGACGGACCTTTGCAGATAATGGTCACCACCCTTGACTGGGACGACTACGTCGGCCGCGTCGCTATCGGCCGCGTCATGCGCGGTCGGGTCCAGAGCGGACAGTCGGTCACCATTATGAACGGTGAAACCGAGACGCGGGCCAAGCTGAGCCGCCTGTATGTCTACGAAGGACTCAAACGCAGCGAAGTCAAGGAGGCAGCCCTGGGCGACATCGTTGCCGTCACCGGCCTCGACGCCGTCAACATCGGCGACACCATCGCCGACCCCGAAAACCCCGAAGCATTGCCGACAATCAAAGTCGACGAACCGACGCTGGCGATGATCTTCAGCGTCAACACCAGCCCCTTCGCCGGCAAAGAAGGCCAGTACGTCACCAGCCGTCACCTGCGCGACCGGCTGTTCCGGGAAGTCGAAACCAACGTCAGCCTGCGGGTCGCCGAAACCGGCAGCCCGGACTCTTTCGAGGTCTCCGGCCGCGGCGAACTTCACCTTTCCATCCTCATCGAGACCATGCGCCGCGAAGGCTATGAATTTCAGGTCGGCAAACCCAGAGTAATCTTCAAGACCATCAACGGCCAGAAGTGCGAACCGCTCGAACGCCTCACCGTCGACGTGCCCCAGGAATACATGGGAACAGTCATGGAGGCGCTCGGCACGCGCCGGGCCGAGCTCATCAACATGGTCGAACTGGCCGGCTATCTCAGGCTGGAATTCGTCATCCCCGCCCGCGGCCTCATCGGCTTCCGCTCGGAATTCCTCACCAACACCAAAGGCTACGGCATCATGCACCACATCTTCCACGGCTACGCCCCCTACAAAGGCGACATTTCCGGCCGCACCCGCGGCGCGCTCGTCGCCTTCGAAACCGGCGAAACGACCACCTACGGCATTCACAGCGTCCAGGACCGCGGCACGATGTTCGTCGTTCCCGGGCAGGCGATTTACGAAGGCATGGTTGTCGGCGAGAACGCCCGGGAAATGGACATGGAAGTAAACCCCTGCAAGAAAAAGCACGTCACCAACATGCGCTCGAGCTCTGCGGATGAAGCGCTCAGACTCACCTCGCCCCGCATCCTCAGCCTCGAGCAGGCGCTCGAGTGGATCAACGACGACGAAGTCGTCGAAGTCACACCGAAGAGCATACGGCTGCGCAAAGCCACCCTCGACCGGCAGCTCAGGGCTCGCGAGCGCAAAAACGCCAAGGAGGCGCAGGAAGGGGAGTAG
- a CDS encoding YlbF family regulator — translation MNPYDKAHELARTLKASAEYRTFLAAKEALAVDPEAKKMVQDFLRRKMEQEYEALAGKEDPAKAEALNRMYELLAANGKAREFLEAYLRFQRIMADISKIIGDSVAEGLDLFAKD, via the coding sequence TTGAACCCGTACGATAAGGCGCACGAACTTGCCAGAACGCTCAAGGCGTCTGCCGAATACCGCACCTTCCTGGCCGCCAAGGAGGCTCTTGCGGTCGACCCGGAAGCCAAGAAAATGGTCCAGGACTTTCTCCGTAGAAAGATGGAGCAGGAATACGAGGCGCTCGCCGGCAAGGAAGACCCTGCCAAGGCCGAGGCGCTCAACAGGATGTACGAACTTCTTGCCGCGAACGGCAAAGCGCGCGAGTTTCTCGAAGCCTACCTTCGTTTTCAACGCATCATGGCCGATATTAGCAAAATTATTGGCGACTCGGTCGCCGAAGGACTGGATCTGTTTGCAAAGGATTAA
- a CDS encoding methyl-accepting chemotaxis protein, which translates to MNGTNPALDHFLHVMPVMVDLHAGQIGVAVTDREKYLYYRPSDKLDLKILPGAPLKAGTAIVRAMEEKRRVVVRGDKATFGLPYIATAYPIVGDGGNVVGGVVVIEPTDRQDALKEMADNLNDNIGTLASTTEEISAQAEEIATVSANLSRLSRESQQRVKETDQVLGLIKNIAGQTNLLGLNAAIEAARVGDAGRGFGVVAEEIRKLATASADSIKKIEDIIGAIQTDSNNTYGQLSQVNDVIGQIAGALAHVAGAVQEAGSMARELDQMADDLSHDK; encoded by the coding sequence TTGAACGGAACCAATCCCGCCCTCGACCACTTCCTTCACGTCATGCCGGTGATGGTAGACCTTCACGCCGGACAAATCGGCGTAGCCGTCACCGATCGGGAAAAATACCTCTACTACCGCCCGTCCGACAAACTGGACCTCAAAATCCTCCCAGGCGCGCCTCTCAAAGCGGGGACGGCGATCGTCAGGGCGATGGAAGAAAAACGCCGCGTCGTCGTCAGGGGCGATAAAGCGACCTTCGGCCTGCCGTACATCGCCACCGCGTACCCCATCGTCGGCGACGGCGGCAACGTGGTCGGCGGCGTGGTGGTCATCGAACCCACCGACCGCCAGGACGCCCTCAAGGAAATGGCTGATAACCTCAACGACAATATCGGCACCCTTGCCAGCACCACCGAAGAAATCTCCGCCCAGGCGGAAGAAATCGCCACCGTCAGCGCCAACCTTTCCCGGCTCTCCCGGGAATCACAGCAGCGGGTCAAGGAGACTGACCAGGTGCTGGGGCTGATCAAAAACATCGCCGGCCAGACAAACCTGCTGGGGCTCAACGCCGCCATCGAGGCCGCCCGGGTGGGCGACGCCGGCCGGGGTTTCGGCGTCGTTGCCGAAGAGATCCGCAAACTCGCCACCGCCAGCGCCGATTCCATAAAAAAGATCGAAGACATCATCGGCGCCATCCAGACGGACAGCAACAACACTTACGGCCAACTCAGCCAGGTCAACGACGTAATCGGCCAGATCGCGGGCGCCCTCGCCCATGTCGCCGGCGCCGTCCAGGAAGCCGGCAGCATGGCCCGGGAGCTTGATCAGATGGCCGACGACCTCAGTCATGATAAATAG
- a CDS encoding MBL fold metallo-hydrolase: protein MQLTFLGASGMVTGSSYLLEAGQSKILVDCGMFQGSKATEALNRRAFRFEPAAIDAVLLTHAHIDHSGLLPKLCKAGYKGKIYATEATADLCRIMLPDSAHIQEFEAEIAGRKGRRAGKPPLEPLYTVDDAYASLKQFEPKPYDQKLNITPEVAVRFNDAGHILGSSIIEIWVTENGKTVKFVFSGDLGQPDQPLIKDPSAIDAADYIVMESTYGNRKHEHYDKGEALAAIINETVARGGNIVIPAFAVGRTQTIIYHLYKLLKAGKIPSIPVFIDSPLAISATDIFAHHPEVFDAEAHEILYDHQESINKLLHLNFTRTAEESKAINFLKEPAIIISASGMADAGRILHHLKHNLWRPESSVILVGYQAEGSLGRRLIEGVKRVKIMGEEVSVRAKIHNLDGFSAHADQEYLIKWLSMFREPPANIFIVHGELEQANAFAGVIKDKLGYPVYVPGFGDSAVIDGRSFSVEASGMVLVDPAVIELQKLLEQLDSEFMELRKRLETAGAGDPAKLSALLRDAQKVRKYVRKTLEAAGGNGSGSK from the coding sequence ATGCAACTGACGTTTTTGGGAGCATCGGGAATGGTTACCGGTTCTTCTTACCTCCTGGAGGCAGGCCAAAGCAAAATTCTTGTGGACTGCGGCATGTTCCAGGGCTCAAAGGCGACCGAAGCCCTTAACCGGCGGGCGTTCCGCTTCGAACCTGCCGCCATCGACGCCGTCCTGCTCACTCACGCCCACATCGACCACAGCGGTCTGTTGCCGAAACTTTGCAAAGCGGGTTACAAAGGCAAAATTTACGCCACCGAAGCCACCGCCGACCTATGCCGCATAATGCTGCCCGACAGCGCCCACATCCAGGAGTTCGAGGCCGAGATAGCCGGCCGCAAAGGCCGCCGTGCCGGCAAGCCTCCCCTCGAGCCTCTCTATACGGTCGACGACGCTTACGCCAGTCTTAAGCAATTCGAGCCCAAGCCTTACGACCAGAAGCTGAACATAACCCCGGAAGTAGCCGTGCGCTTCAACGACGCCGGCCACATCCTCGGCTCGTCGATCATCGAAATATGGGTCACCGAAAACGGCAAAACAGTCAAATTCGTATTTTCCGGCGACCTTGGACAGCCCGATCAGCCGCTGATCAAGGACCCCTCCGCCATCGACGCCGCCGACTACATCGTCATGGAATCCACCTACGGCAACCGCAAACATGAACACTACGACAAAGGGGAGGCCCTGGCGGCGATAATAAACGAAACCGTCGCCCGCGGCGGCAACATCGTCATACCCGCCTTCGCCGTCGGCCGCACCCAGACCATCATCTACCACCTTTATAAATTGCTCAAAGCAGGCAAAATCCCCAGTATCCCCGTCTTCATCGACAGCCCCCTTGCCATCTCGGCCACCGACATCTTCGCCCACCACCCCGAGGTTTTCGACGCCGAAGCCCACGAAATACTGTACGACCATCAGGAAAGCATCAACAAACTGTTGCACCTCAATTTCACCCGGACAGCCGAAGAATCGAAAGCGATAAACTTCCTCAAGGAGCCGGCCATCATCATCTCGGCCAGCGGCATGGCCGACGCCGGCCGCATCCTCCATCACCTCAAACACAACCTCTGGCGTCCCGAATCCAGCGTCATCCTCGTAGGCTACCAGGCCGAGGGCAGCCTGGGACGACGGCTGATAGAAGGCGTCAAGCGGGTGAAAATTATGGGCGAGGAAGTGAGCGTACGGGCGAAAATCCATAATCTCGACGGTTTTTCCGCCCATGCCGACCAGGAATACCTCATTAAATGGCTGTCGATGTTCCGGGAGCCGCCGGCCAACATCTTCATCGTCCATGGCGAGCTGGAACAGGCGAACGCCTTCGCCGGCGTCATAAAAGACAAACTCGGCTATCCCGTCTATGTGCCCGGCTTCGGTGACTCCGCCGTCATCGACGGCCGCAGCTTCAGCGTCGAGGCCAGCGGCATGGTGCTCGTCGACCCTGCGGTTATCGAACTGCAAAAACTCCTCGAACAACTCGACAGCGAATTCATGGAACTGCGCAAACGCCTGGAGACGGCCGGCGCGGGCGACCCGGCCAAGCTTTCCGCCCTGCTGCGCGACGCCCAGAAAGTCCGCAAATACGTCCGCAAAACACTCGAAGCCGCCGGCGGGAACGGCAGCGGATCGAAATAG